The Clostridiaceae bacterium HFYG-1003 genome includes a window with the following:
- a CDS encoding site-specific integrase: MEIGKMLVRKKDKGYQYVIPVKKNKSWIQLSKQGFKTAKEARAAGNERIKELLEEVPMPVQSEDITFGKVAKLLELEGNKALATKAAYGAWASVFDAISDKPVKDVTYQDVADIIFKYRETHTHETTVQVKKHGSRIMKHAIKKLKATTYDPFEDLELKAPTLSEKSEKTALTPSQINALLDCMTGYEKLLTAFMALCGLRISEARGLTRAAIQDGKLSVFQQRTDKELKSTLKTKNSYRDVPIPKRLMELYQEYPAPIKDDSLIFQKMIYSKTITSHYEKAGFAITPHELRHSYTTNCISAGIDYKTTAALIGDSVEMVYKVYSHVNADMMDRAAKLLEGF; the protein is encoded by the coding sequence TTGGAAATTGGGAAAATGTTGGTCCGAAAAAAGGACAAGGGTTATCAGTATGTGATACCGGTCAAAAAAAATAAATCCTGGATTCAGTTATCCAAACAAGGATTTAAGACGGCCAAAGAAGCTAGGGCGGCTGGAAATGAGCGGATCAAAGAGCTGCTGGAAGAAGTACCAATGCCTGTTCAGTCAGAAGACATCACTTTTGGGAAGGTTGCAAAGCTGCTGGAGCTTGAAGGCAACAAGGCGCTGGCCACAAAGGCAGCTTACGGCGCATGGGCATCAGTGTTTGATGCGATCAGCGACAAACCGGTGAAAGATGTGACTTATCAGGATGTGGCGGATATCATTTTTAAGTACCGGGAAACCCACACTCACGAAACCACGGTGCAGGTGAAGAAGCACGGATCCAGGATCATGAAGCACGCCATCAAAAAGCTAAAGGCCACTACATATGACCCATTCGAAGATCTTGAGCTAAAAGCTCCGACTCTCTCAGAGAAGAGCGAAAAGACGGCGTTGACGCCTTCACAGATCAATGCCCTGCTGGACTGCATGACAGGGTATGAGAAGCTTCTGACCGCTTTCATGGCCCTATGCGGCCTCCGGATCTCCGAGGCAAGAGGGCTTACCCGGGCGGCGATCCAAGACGGCAAACTCTCGGTGTTCCAACAGCGAACGGATAAAGAGCTAAAGAGTACGCTTAAGACAAAAAATAGTTACCGTGATGTTCCGATCCCGAAACGCCTGATGGAGCTATACCAGGAATATCCAGCTCCAATCAAAGATGACTCGCTGATCTTCCAAAAAATGATTTACTCAAAAACTATTACGTCCCACTATGAAAAAGCAGGTTTCGCTATTACTCCTCATGAGCTCCGGCACAGCTATACTACTAACTGTATCTCAGCCGGAATCGACTACAAGACGACAGCGGCTCTAATCGGTGACTCCGTAGAAATGGTGTATAAGGTATACAGCCACGTCAACGCTGACATGATGGATCGTGCAGCCAAACTTCTAGAGGGTTTTTAA